In Cryptomeria japonica chromosome 5, Sugi_1.0, whole genome shotgun sequence, the genomic window TATTTGGGAGTACCATGTACACGCAGAAATATAAAGATGTGATCCAAAAGGCCTCACTAGAGAAAGACCTGGAGAATCTCCCCTTTGGCGATCTAACTGAAATCGGGGAGAGAGGTGTCAATCTGAGTGGTGGTCAGAAACAACGTATACAACTTGCCCGTGCGTTATACCAGGATGCTGATATTTATCTTTTGGATGATCCTTTCAGTGCTGTTGATGCTCATACTGCCACTAGCCTGTTTAAGGTTCATAAATAATGCCACTTTTCTCTATTCAGTTGGTCTTCTTTTTGTGTACATCTTCTGAAATTTTATGTAGTTGGGAACAATTTTATCTCCAGCACATTTCCAGGTTGTGATTTTTTTGTTTCCTTTGGATTCGTAACAATTGTAGATTCTGATGTGTAGGACTACATAATGGAAGCACTTTCAAAAAAGACAGTGATCCTTGTAACACATCAAGTTGATTTCCTACCAGCATTTGATACCATACTGGTTAGTGTGAGCTTGCCTGGCCATGCAAAAGTTGCCTGACCTTACACATAATGCTTAAGGGAGTTACAGCAAGATTCTTTCTAGTTACTGACAAAATATTATTCCTAGAATTTATAAGAATTTAATGGTAGAAATTTCTGCAACTTCACTTTCAGTTATAACAATAAGGCCACACTTTATTGCAGTTAATGTTGGACGGGGAGATTCGACAAAGTGGGAGTTATCAAGAGTTATTAGCCTCAAGTGAGGCATTCCAAGATCTTGTGAATGCACATAAAGACACGATGGGTTCTACTTCTAACAAATCGGCGGTTACAATGCCTCTCTCAAAAGGCAAACCTGTGAGTCaagaaaaagaaattcaaaagGTCAAGTCCCAAAAATTACAAGAGAAATCATGTGGAGCACCTAAAGTGGACCAGCTTGTcaaaaaggaagaaaaggaaattGGAGATACTGGTCTGAAACCATATGTTCACTATTTGAAACAGAACAAAGGTTTCTTGTATTGTTGCGTTGCTGGTCTTTCTCATCTTGTGTTTTTGACAGGGCAGATTTTGGGCAATACTTGGATGGCTGCTAAGGTGCAGAGTCCCCAAGTCAGCACATTGATGCTAATTATAGTCTACTCAAGTATTGCATTTGCTTCTACAATTTTTCTTTTCATTCGATCAATCTTTATAGTCATTTTGGGGCTTGAAGCATCAAAATCTTTCTTTTCTGAGCTCATGACTTCCTTATTCCAAGCACCAATGGCATTTTTTGATGCCACGCCATTAGGAAGAATTCTGAGCAGGGTACATCTTGAGCCCTATCACTATGTAATTATTCCTTTTCTTGATGTTGCTTCATCCAAAGATCATTGGGTGCATGTTGATATgctaatttgttttgtttttttcatcATCAAATTTCTCAGGTTTCTACAGATTTGAGCATTCTTGATGTCGACCTTCCTTTCAGCTTTATCTTCACCATGTGTTCCACTATGAATTTTTACAGTAACCTTGGTGTTGTAGCTGTTGTGACGTGGCAAGTTTTGTTTGCTGCCCTGCCAATGATTTATTTGACATTTCAACTTCAGGtgaaacattattcttttagtttaGCTGCTTGAGAAGCTTCACCTTTTTGTGTTAAGTATATCAAGTATTGGCCATAAGATAAAGACTTTTTTCTGTAACAATATTTGCTAGAGAACTAAATTCTGTTTTTGCCAATTGGAACAGAAATACTACTTTGCTTCTGCTAAAGAATTGATGAGACTCAATGGTACAACAAAATCACCCATTGCAAATCTTTTTGGTGAGTCCATATCAGGAGCAATGacaatcagggctttcaaggtgcAGGATCAGTTTATGAAGAAGAACTTGGATCTGCTTGACAAAAATTCAAGTCCATTTTTCCACAGTTTTGCAACAAATGAATGGTTGATTCAACGTTTAGAGGTATTAAGTTCTATAGTTCTTTGCTCATCTGCTCTTGCTATGGTTCTACTCCCAGCAGGCACCTTCAACCCTGGTATGGTATCTGGAACTAAAGATGCTTGTTCTAGATTCTCTGTTGTTAGTGTACTCTATTGCATAAAAAGGATCTTAACTAGTGATTTAAACTGGTACAGGCTTTGTTGGGATGGCTCTATCTTATGGCCTCTCTATGAACCTATCATTGGTTTTTAGTATCCAAAACCAATGCACACTGGCAAACTATATTGTATCTGTAGAACGCATCAAGCAGTACATGTGCATTCCTAGTGAAGCACCAGCAATAATAGAATCTAGTAGACCACCAGAGAATTGGCCCTCCCATGGTAAAGTGGAATTACAAGACTTGAAGGTACCTTTAGTTGTGCTTCATAACCAGACGACTAAAATCTATACCTTCCAAACTATTTTTTTTTGCCCAGAGGATAATTTGAGGTTGTAATGACTTTTCTGATAAACTTTATTCCATGGCAATGCAGATTAGGTATAGATCAAACAGTCCTCTTGTCCTTCGCGGAATTACTTGTACTTTTGAAGGAGGGCAAAAAATTGGGATTGTTGGTCGAACAGGAAGTGGAAAGACCACTCTTATCAGTGCTATTTTTCGTTTGGTTGAACCTGCAGGGGGTAGAATCCTCATTGATGATTTGGATACTACCTCCATTGGACTTCATGATTTGCGGTCACACCTTGGAATTATTCCTCAGGAACCAACTCTTTTTCGTGGAACTGTTCGTTTCAACCTTGATCCATTATCTGAGCACTCAGATTCGGCAATTTGGGAGGTCTTTGAATACTGATAGACATGTTTTCTGCTTTCATTTTGTCATACACAGCAGAAAATGGGAAATAATGTAATGTTTGTTCTCTTTGATAAAGGTCTTGGATAAGTGTCAGCTTGGATATGTTATAAGAGAAAAGGAAAGTTGCCTCGATGCCCCAGGTAAATCTTGTCCTGAACTTACCTTTCCTATATACCATTGAATTATCTAATATAAAACTGAAGCAGATACACTGCTTTTTCTACTATAAATTTGTCATAAATACTCTAATCTGCATATATATAGCACCATTTTCTGACTAAAAATTGGTAATCTCTAATCCATGAATTATGAGACATAAGAGAGTAAtaatttcacaccttcattcatttttaaTCGTCTATTTTACACAACTTGAAATAGTCTCTCTTATTCATTCTCAGTTATTCTTTAATGTTGCCAAATAGTAACTACAAACAATCCTCATCTGGAACTACCCTACCTCCCTTATTTTCTAACTAAAACAATAACTTCCACCAAAAGTAGCCATTACTGCATCATttaattacaccatttaattatttattgggCACATAATTATAGCTCCCCACAACCCATGCTATATTTTCTACATGCAAGTCTAATGCCCGTACCTTCTTAACAAAAATTACAATCTAACTCACCCACTCCTCCACATTCCCTCATTAAAAATAAATAACCACTTCCTGATTTTTGTCAACCACCTTCAAATGAACATGGCATTCAATTATTTTTTGATCTCCTGCAAAATTATCccctttattttgaaaaataaaactttTGAGCCTCCTTGCTCAAAGCTGCGGTTATCCCCTGTAATCCACCTCCACAAAAAATTCCATTTGGATCCTTGTTTTTGacaaatatttatatttatcaCATATGATTTTATCCGTCCGTTATGTGAGCCCTCTCTTTTCCTCTCCTTTGACAACTCCTTAAAACCtgtgatgaaaaagaagagaattcAAAATTATAGTTAAGAAATTAAGCTCATTCTTCTGTTCTGAATTCTTCATTTTGATAGACCACATATACAATTATTTACCCATTATCAGAAGTTTATCTGCTTCAATAAGCTCCTCAACATTTTCTAGGAAAAGCAATGTTTGTTAAAGCCAAAAGAATATTTTCCCAGAATCCACTTCCCTTAACAATGGACGCGACTTTTCTCTAAGAGTACATTCTCATCTTTTTCATTTATTCTCTTTGGCTGTAAATTCTTTGAGATTGACATTCATAACATCTTCCATAACAGAGTCTTCCTTTGATGATTTATTCTTTTTCATTATAGTTTGTGGTTTTTGTAAAGGAGACAATCCTTTGGCAACATGAATACAATTCCAAATTCTTTATCCACAAGTTCTCTTCATCCTAGCTATCCACGATGTGACCCATGCCAATTTTCTTCTATCCTTCTCTTCTCTATGATGGTGAGAAAtctcttctctcaaaattatcactTATAATTTTTTTGTTGGTCTGAATAACAATCTTCTTTTGGTTCTTCCTCTTTTGTTTCTCCATATTtctttcttcatttatgatagtCTAATTCTTCAAAGGTAATTCTTTTCCCTTGGCTCAGTTTTTCCAATCATCTTAAAATGCATCTTTGTGCATGCCTATGCTTTTCTAACCATTAAAATGGTGTTCCTTGAACCAAGTGTTCACTCCTCAAAATTTTTAGTATTCAACTCAAAAGTCACGGTCATCAACAAATGAACAAAATATATGTTTACCTTTACATTCAAAGAAGCAACTCAACACATATCATCTCTTTCTATGCCCCCCTCAGCACATCCTCTTGACTGGATCTGTTCTCCCAGAATCTttggatgctctgataccaattaatgcagATAACTCTGTTCTGCAAGAAAGAAATAGATCATCAGGCAGGTAGAGAGTAAGAGCAGTAAAATGAAACTTTAAAAGAAATTCATTCACCTGTAATACAATGGGAAATCAAAACATCCAGCTTCATATGCTGTTAACTGCTATCCCTTTGTCCTTTAAAAAATAGAAATCTATTTTAAGCTATTCTTCCCGTCACATTTACATCTCCCCATCAAAACTTGGCAGCTTCAGCAACTGTTTCTTAGGACAACAAATCTCTCAAAGTCTCTCAAAAGTTTAACTGACAAGGGGTGCCGCATATGTGGGTTGGTTGTGCATCGTCAACTTTAAATGAGTGGCAAATGTCTTTTGTTTGAGCTTCTGCATCATTAACATTCTGGGATGAAGATGCTGCTAAGGTATATAAGTAGTATGTTTTGACAATTTCCATCATCCTTAAAATGCAGTGGAGGATGATGGAGGAAATTGGAGTGTTGGACAGAGACAATTGTTTTGCTTGGGCCGTGCATTGCTGAGACAGAGTCGGATACTAGTGTTGGATGAAGCAACAGCATCAATTGACAATGCCACAGATTCCATACTCCAGACAACAATTAGGGAAAGTTTCGCAGAGTGCACTGTAATCACCGTTGCACACAGAATACCTACTGTGATGGACAGTGATATGGTTGTTGCAATAAGTGATGGTAAATCCTGACATTTTATATTCATGTCTCTATTGCATGCATGGATTGCCTTGAATTAAACTTTATATACTTAGGCAGACCGGTGAAAGTAGGCATGCTCCCTTCTATATAATTTGAATGATAATAATTTCTTCTCATACAGGTGAGATGGTGGAGTTTGATAAGCCATTGAAGCTGATGGAGAGGGAAGGTTCGTTATTTGGAAAGCTTGTGGCAGAGTATTGGGCGCACACATCAGAAGCTTTTCAACATGCAGCAGCTGGTCAATGATATCTCTTTGAATGCAATCTTTCCTTGGTTCAGTAGTTTTACATACAAGAGTAATTTTGTCGTTATCTACCATTTGTTGATGGTTGGATAATTGATCCAAATTCCATCTGTCTAAGAGCAACCATAGAGAAATTCCAGGAAGACTAAtgttttgtaatgtccctactaggtCTAGTCTTGTTTTTCCCATAATAATCCATCTCCACATATTTATGACTTAAAACTAAATTGATTAAGAGACACTATCTTAAATATcgcattttccaattttttagataTCAATAATCATAACAGAAAAACATAATCTTCTttctaatattaaattaataattcaatttgattTATAATCTTATATTTACTTGTTCATTCTaattactatttttatttattttcaaataatattataatatacattTTACTACAAAGCAGTTCTTATAAAGTACTATAAtaattataatcattatattatattattttttataattatattattattaagttttttctgATTATACCATTTAATATCATTATTGGACTGATCAACCCATATATATAATACATAAATTAGTAAGTAAAATCAATTACATTCTCTACAATATTATTAGCACTGCCAATTGCTAAATTTCTAATTATTAGTTATCTAGTAGCTGCAACATCagacagatctggtctgccactgtgaATGTGACCAAGTATGACTGCCTTATGTATTATAGTGTATAACTTACTTTACTGTTAATTAATATAGAACATTTCCAATGGTTTAATTCAGATTTTATATTCATTCTATTAGTAATTAACCAGTTTATATCTTACGTCTTACTTGTggattatttgttatttttataGCATCTAATATGACACTGTGGTTCATATCACAGTTAATTTATGTGCTGATGTATTGAAGTAATGCTGAATATTATAATGCACACGGTCAGAGTAACAAATAGTTAATACTTAATTTGTGATGAGGCTGTAGTATTATATTTACCAATTTATATAATAACTATCATGAACCTTCTGAGGCATTAGGCACTTACCTGGAGTAAATTCCTTCTTAAAATTACCCCCGCCTGGATAGGTTGATAACGTCCTCTTATATCATGTGTTGGGAATGAGAAGACATATCCCATGCCTCTTGGTAATGATCGCACcattttcttattttattatcGCTCCCATTATTATTATAAATCACCAAAACGATAATAACTTCTTAATATTCCTTTGCTAACGGATGGCAAATAATTGTTTGTTTTTTTATCATTACAATTTCCATTATGTATCGAAGTGCATTGACTAATGGACAATAGTCTCTTCTTGGATCATATCTTAATGCTTCATTCGATCTTCTTGAAATAGATGCCTGGGATTCGAAGGATATTGGCATTTGTAATACTTTGATTACTCATCTCTGACTTGGTCGATTTCTTCATTCTTCAATCCTTTTGGGAACAATACTTATTATATTAGGTGTCCATTTACTCTTGGCATCAGATTTTTATCTCTATCCTCCTGCCTAGGTGACGTAAGTGGGACTCAACTCTTATGGTAGGCAATGATATTGGATTGGTTACTAAAGATTATAGGGAGTATGTTTTGTcccataaattaataataattattaatattaatgaattaaattacaaatattaatattattaataataataatagtaactataataaatattaattaactaataatattttacaaataaatatttaatgatttcaaAAAAATCATTCATTAATAATTATTGCATGAATCAataatgattattttattttggttATATATAATGATCAAATAGGGGACATGACATGTTTACAATTAGCTCTTTTCTGCATTGAACAATTTTTCATTGATTCTAGAATATAATGGACAATCCTTTGATCTTGGGACAAGATATGGCACTTCATTTTATGAATTCAAATATTTTCATTAAGTATTAGTTTTTGCTTTCGGGATTTGAGCAAGAAGTGTAATGGGATCTGGACTGAAGTGCTGCAAAATCCAAGTCTGCTCTTAGCTTCTTATTTTTGCATAGAATGCACTAAAGGTTCATTTCTTCAAATGGAGGCGTGTGCTATAAAATCTTCCTCCAACTATATAATATatctgagcaacaaatcttttgatgcTAAAAAGGCAAAATTATATATCTAACAAATTACTTTTGTGAAATTTCTTATGTTCAGAgatctcaaatttcaaatttaccgCCACAATGGAAGTAAAGCTAACAAAACACCTAAAACCTGAACCTCAAATCCAACTGTGATTGAAAGAGGTCTGACTATCTGAACAAAGTCTATTGGCTAATGGCTACACAAATGTTTCAGATTTTGTATGTCCATGTTAGCTATGCACtcataatttaaaattttttaCAAGAGAGGATGGATTGATAAACTCTTCATATGCTGGCATGGAGAGCAAAGAACCAACCTCAAATCATTGTTTATCTTAATAGAATCCATTAGAAGAAAAAATTGGTTTGGTTTGTTAAAGGATGCATATTGTAAGGAATGTTGAAAACTTGAAATAGAGGCCAATAGTGATTTCCAGTTGCCACCGATGAAAATTTGATCTTTGCAAGGTAGACAATATTATTTTTTGAAACTTAGATAGCCAGCAATTTTGACACTAATGCCTTACAggtaagaaagaaagaaattataatAATGTTAATCAATGATCATTGTAGGTCAATGTGACATGAAAATACAAATTACATAAGCATAATAAGGTTAACAATAATCTAAAAACTTAAAAAACAGCTAAACCATTAAAATAATGCAATAATTAAAAGCATAGCTGAAGATGCGGTACCCAAGATGTAAAAACCCTAGACAATTCAGAAACAGGCAGTTCTTTGGTCCATATACAAATATAAATAGCCATATGAGAGCAAAGCAATTTAATGAAACATAAAACCAGTGGAGAACAAATTCAAAGATCGAGAGTAGTGATAAAATTGGATCGTCTATATCAAAGCTAGAAGCAAAAGAACGAGCAACTTCAGCATACGTTTTTGCATTAGGGCCAATGGAAGATCTCACAATGTCCACAGAAGAATGACCCAAGCTAAGAGAGATTTGCTGGAAAACTAGAAATCTATGTCCCTGGAGATGCATCCCTTCCAAAATTGAACCCATCCCCTATAGGGGGTTTTTCAGGATATGGTGATGGTAGGAAATGTACCCTCCTTTCTCCAAATATTTAAGAAATTAGGAAACGTTTGTGGAAGGTGAAAAAACAAACAGGTGATGGCAAGATGTATTAGCCATCCTTGAGAAAGCCAGTGGACAGCACAACCCAACAATCAACAGtgttgaattaaaaataaataaaattaagaaatTTCGTTTTCTCATTTTTTCAGTTtgtgaagaggaaaagaaaaaaagagaactACTGTGAGAAGGAAAGAGACCTTGAATCTACTTCTTTTAAGGTAAATTCACTATCCATTGTTCACTTTCACAAGTCGTTAGCCTCAAGATCGTTAGCCTCCAACTACATGTTATGATGTTGATCTTAAAGAAGTTGATGAGGAAGCTTAAGAGAGATTAGTTTCTAATTTTCATGTTTTaacatgtttttttatgtttttgtcatTTTGTAGTTGAAACTTGCAGTCTTTGGACATTTTGTTGTGATATTTATGTAATTGTATGCCTGTTGATAATGAAAACAaataattttgttaatttgtttgtcGATTCTAATGTGAAATTTTAATTTAACTATAA contains:
- the LOC131076500 gene encoding ABC transporter C family member 10; the protein is MVMNFTDLWTNCCGESNLLPYSAECGETCRLSLSFNTQFLHTFRLPSCSKSVLILITHLVFLLAFGTILLLKWSRQTSILRTARPRTQFQISIVTVNVILGIVNLGLGVRILYKKIWDGTYITALHNLLVLLVQGIVWLMLALSVTLRWTHTVTKFLRIWWIVTFLLETLDFVSVGFSFISSREYSTQLFLAFISWVASCLLLICAAKEDLTNSRGSLLSEPILHGENQNGSLHSEQTQGNPLLKRSNPEVTPFAKAGIFGRMTFWWLNSLLSEGRKRTLEENDLPQVCEEDQAENSFLRFTEELVRQKQKNPSVNPSVFWALAHCHRKNLARTGIYAFIKIATMSCGPLVLNAFIGFSEGKQSFKYQGYALVGALFLAKFLESLSQRQWYFGTRRIGLQMRSSLITAIYEKQLKLSNEAKQVHGAGEIMNYMSVDAYRIGEFPFWLHMTWTTVLQLVFALSILFHAIGWATVAALVVVILTMIFNSPLAKLQHKFQTELMSAQDERLRAVTEALVHMKVLKLHAWEEYFKLGIEKLRKVEYTWLSAVQFRKAYNVILFWSSPVLVSTATFSTCYLLRIPLTPRNVFTFIATLRLVQEPIRVIPDVIAVIIQAKVSLGRIINFLESDELQDQADCGIQQWSKHSIFVKSATLSWDTNSSKPTLRNINMEVEHCKKVAVCGEVGSGKSTLLAAILGEVPKLTGNLQVCGSLAYVSQSAWIQSGTVQDNILFGSTMYTQKYKDVIQKASLEKDLENLPFGDLTEIGERGVNLSGGQKQRIQLARALYQDADIYLLDDPFSAVDAHTATSLFKDYIMEALSKKTVILVTHQVDFLPAFDTILLMLDGEIRQSGSYQELLASSEAFQDLVNAHKDTMGSTSNKSAVTMPLSKGKPVSQEKEIQKVKSQKLQEKSCGAPKVDQLVKKEEKEIGDTGLKPYVHYLKQNKGFLYCCVAGLSHLVFLTGQILGNTWMAAKVQSPQVSTLMLIIVYSSIAFASTIFLFIRSIFIVILGLEASKSFFSELMTSLFQAPMAFFDATPLGRILSRVSTDLSILDVDLPFSFIFTMCSTMNFYSNLGVVAVVTWQVLFAALPMIYLTFQLQKYYFASAKELMRLNGTTKSPIANLFGESISGAMTIRAFKVQDQFMKKNLDLLDKNSSPFFHSFATNEWLIQRLEVLSSIVLCSSALAMVLLPAGTFNPGFVGMALSYGLSMNLSLVFSIQNQCTLANYIVSVERIKQYMCIPSEAPAIIESSRPPENWPSHGKVELQDLKIRYRSNSPLVLRGITCTFEGGQKIGIVGRTGSGKTTLISAIFRLVEPAGGRILIDDLDTTSIGLHDLRSHLGIIPQEPTLFRGTVRFNLDPLSEHSDSAIWEVLDKCQLGYVIREKESCLDAPVEDDGGNWSVGQRQLFCLGRALLRQSRILVLDEATASIDNATDSILQTTIRESFAECTVITVAHRIPTVMDSDMVVAISDGEMVEFDKPLKLMEREGSLFGKLVAEYWAHTSEAFQHAAAGQ